In the Bombus fervidus isolate BK054 chromosome 13, iyBomFerv1, whole genome shotgun sequence genome, aattttaatgagTGTTTCGTTTTACTTATTAGATGGTAGTCATACAGAGAACGAAGTACGCCTGTTCAGCGAGTTGCAGGCAACCAGAAACGAATTGGAAGCGCAGAGGCAGATGATGTTGCAGCTGCagcaagagaaagaggaaatcaTTGCAGTGATGCATCAAGCGGCCGTTAGTTTGCACTACTTTCGGGACATGTCCTCGTATAAGTCCTAAGAACTGCTCGATTCAATCTCAATCATTTGTTAGACACTCTTTTACCCTGATCGGAGAGAGGGTGataatttctaattgtttCGCTTTCTTCTGTTCTCGTGAGCTAGTGTCGCGAGGAGGAGGAAGATTCGAGGGAGAAATTGGCTGCGGAATTAGTGTTCAAATCCAACGAAGTCCAGAAGCTGACGATGCAGTATTCGGAACTGAAAAAGGTTGCAAAAAACGCGTAAGTTGTTCTATCGGTAATGCACGAAAGTAtcaagaattatttttctaaatcctTAAATACTAAAGCTTCTCGAATAATGCACTTCCCGAATTTTCATGGGGCGATTTAGCCAAGAAAAAAATGGGATCTTAGAAAGGCAGTTGATAGAGATTCAAACACGGCTGCATTCTCAGTCCATGGAGGGTGGAAAAGCTGGGTTAAGCGCTCATGCGATTGAGCTTCAACAACAGGTCTCCGATCTTCGCAACAATTTAGCAGAAGTAATTCAGCAAAAGGAGGAGCTAGAAACTGTATTGACTCAGAAGCAATTGGAGTTGGAGCAACGTGACCGTGTGATGCGTGAGCAGAGCAAGTTTCTTAAAGTCAGAGACGAGTTGCTTGATATTTTGAAAGGAAAGGCACAGCAGGAGAATGGAGAATTATCGACCAACGATGAGAACAATGAGTATCTTGAGCAGGTAACCAAATATCATTCCTATTTCATTCCTTTCCGGATTTATAGTAGATTCCAATTACTCTCTAACACCCTTCAACGGTTAAAGTttagaatatacatatttttaaatatcgttataatcgTTTCaacttgtaattaaaaattctttatatcAGTGTCAGAAGAATAGAACTGTTCGAAGAAACTGACATATTTTTGTCTAACCAGATTCACAAACAGATAGCTGCCAAAACGGAGGCAATCCAGGGGTTGTATACGACTTTGGAAAACAAGCAATTACAGATTATGCGTCTGGAGAAGATGGTGAAGCTAATGGAGGACCATCAAGATCGAGCTCAAGCTCAACGTACGCGTTTAGAGAATCGCATTGCTCAACTAGAACTGGCTTTGCAAAGGAATAAGGAACAGCGGTACGTTAGGGGACAGTCGTTATCTTGCATAGAGTTTGACATGGAAAATGAACGAGATAGATTATCTACAGATAATCAGGAGAATCTTAGCGACTCTGATCAAATTTTTTCACAAGACTCGTTCAACTTGCATTCTTTCTTGCATCGAAATCAACACGATTTGGTCGATACTAGGTCAGAATTTTTACATGGTACGAGTTCTTCGCAAACTGATCATCGACAGTTACACGATTACCAGGACTATATACAGCGACAGACATCCTCCGACGAGGATCAACCTTACATTTGTGAACGTTGTCGCCAAGAAACATCCGCAGAGAAGAACGATCAAATTTGGTCAAACAAAAACGATTCTACTGACAATACTAACGAATCTTTGCGTAACTGGTTGACGAACGTGTCTAGTCACAAAATAACGCAAGATTCGATAAATACTCACGACTTCCAAAatgatcgatatttttatgactTACCTTCGATGGATAAAAATAGAAGGTATACCTCAGAGATGTACAATTTGGACGAAGAGTTTGATAATGTGAATGATAGTAGCAGGGAGTCGCAAAATCCTTATCAGAgagattatcatcaatatcGTCATCTTCATCATCGTGCTCGGTCGCCGCTGGTAAATAAGACCGTGCCTCATGGTGTCGCCTTGTAAACTACTGTACATAGCTTCCTTTGTTAAGGGACTGTTGATGTTCAACACGTACAATATCTTGTTGCAATTTTGAAGGATGTGTTTCATCAACGTAGGAATAAATGGCTTGGTTTTGTGGTGTTATTAAATCTCACACACGCAATTctcttgaattatttttttacacaAAACTGATGCAGTAGACAGCTGATGCAAATAATGCACCagtaattcaattaaattttctgaaaatattacaataagtTTGTTACTTAATggatataaataacatttgcAGTCGTTATtagtataaaaagtaaaaatttctacttatgaataataaaaattcatatacaaCCTTTAATCATAGTTTGACATGGGAACCATTAGTAAAGTacgttgtaaataaatttgtacgtTGTATTAATAAGGTCTGATTTAATAGGCTAGGTACTCCCTGCTACCGAATtttcaatgttatatcgtcGATACAAAAGTTCCTTACAGAGTGCCTAGCCTTTGAAACAGACcgatttctaatttcttcaaCTCTCTGaccgattttatttttctatgtttTAGGGGTAAGGGCTTCGGCATCCTGTAAGGAACTTTCTAATCATCGTCAACGTAAATGATCTCCATCTTTGGTCGATCTCTTTGTCAAAgagattattttatgttattaatcATTAAGTCTTTGGTAAGCGGCACTTTACATCGTTTGTAAGATCTTTTTGATTCGATATTCGACACGGTTAATCGAATCGTAGATTGTTGGCAATATTTTTGAGAAGAGGCGTGTAAATCGAGTATATGtattttgatttatattaATCGACCAggcttatttatatatttttctctgtacattttatacgtatactttattttataataaaattaataaagttaaattaTGTGTACAATTTATCAAACGTTATGTTAATCACTGTCATTGTCACTGCTGCCAGAATATGCACCCAGTAAAGACAGACCATTATTGCTCGTCGGCTTATGCATACTTTCAGGcgtatttttatttggatttttaCTTTCTTCCGTGGAAGCATCAGTTTCTTTCCTTGCCAAAGTTTgcgtttctttcttattgGTACTAGCAACTTCAGCGTTTGAATTTACTTTGGTATTCActaaatttgtttttcttttaactaTGCCTAgcaaattttttctatttgacGATGACGGTGTACTTTCAGACCACAATGATGTTTCAGATGGTTTTATTCCTTGAGTTTCCTTAggcttcaaaaaaaaaaaaagaaaaaatgaaaaacgctTTATAGTTCTTataaatacttaaaaattacaattaattaaccaaagataaagaaataaagtaaGTATTTACCTTTTCTTCATCTGTTGTAGATTGAAActtattattttcagttttacTTTTACTTCTTTTCATTACCTTTTTTGCTGGTTCACTGCTTTCGCTCTCATCTAATTCCacaatttcttcttctacaacaatttttttacCAAATATCGCTTTAACACACTCTTCGTCATATTCTTCTTGCTCTTTCTCTGTTCTTTGCTTGGCTGCGTCTGTATCAAATTGTTCTAACATTTGATCATAATCGATAGTTTGTTGTCTACGATTCAAGTCTTTCAATTCCTCTAAAGATTCTAACAATTCCAATTCTTGTTTCGATTGCAACGTTCTTTTTTCTAAGAGTTTCATTGGATTGGTagcttcttcctctttttcttcatcttcCTCTC is a window encoding:
- the LOC141445871 gene encoding uncharacterized protein translates to MENERDRLSTDNQENLSDSDQIFSQDSFNLHSFLHRNQHDLVDTRSEFLHGTSSSQTDHRQLHDYQDYIQRQTSSDEDQPYICERCRQETSAEKNDQIWSNKNDSTDNTNESLRNWLTNVSSHKITQDSINTHDFQNDRYFYDLPSMDKNRRYTSEMYNLDEEFDNVNDSSRESQNPYQRDYHQYRHLHHRARSPLVNKTVPHGVAL
- the LOC139993545 gene encoding splicing factor YJU2 isoform X1; its protein translation is MSERKVLNKYYPPDFDPSKIPRMKLARNRQYTVRLMAPFNMRCKTCGEYIYKGKKFNARKEDVEGDDYLGIRIYRFYIKCTRCLQEISFKTDPKNTDYEIEAGATRNFMALKLAEEQAQREEDEEKEEEATNPMKLLEKRTLQSKQELELLESLEELKDLNRRQQTIDYDQMLEQFDTDAAKQRTEKEQEEYDEECVKAIFGKKIVVEEEIVELDESESSEPAKKVMKRSKSKTENNKFQSTTDEEKPKETQGIKPSETSLWSESTPSSSNRKNLLGIVKRKTNLVNTKVNSNAEVASTNKKETQTLARKETDASTEESKNPNKNTPESMHKPTSNNGLSLLGAYSGSSDNDSD
- the LOC139993545 gene encoding uncharacterized protein isoform X2 — protein: MQNLRFYIKCTRCLQEISFKTDPKNTDYEIEAGATRNFMALKLAEEQAQREEDEEKEEEATNPMKLLEKRTLQSKQELELLESLEELKDLNRRQQTIDYDQMLEQFDTDAAKQRTEKEQEEYDEECVKAIFGKKIVVEEEIVELDESESSEPAKKVMKRSKSKTENNKFQSTTDEEKPKETQGIKPSETSLWSESTPSSSNRKNLLGIVKRKTNLVNTKVNSNAEVASTNKKETQTLARKETDASTEESKNPNKNTPESMHKPTSNNGLSLLGAYSGSSDNDSD